In Fragaria vesca subsp. vesca linkage group LG5, FraVesHawaii_1.0, whole genome shotgun sequence, the genomic stretch AATTTGGCATAAGTTAACTTTCTCGCTTCTTCAGAACTGCCATTTTTCTCAAACCACCTAGTGAACATAGTATGTTCTGTAAACAGATTCTGTAACACTGATTCAAGAGAGTCGGTTTCTTTGAAAACGACAATTTGTTCAGAGGGCAAGTGAATTTTCAAAAGTTGAACTGCAGGATGTCTAGAATGGATAGAAAATTCGAATAATCTCCACACTGATTCATGAGGAGTTAAATAACGACAACTTAAGTAATTTTTAATTTCGTCATTTACATTATTATGTATCATAATTCTAGCTCTGTCAGGGCCTTTGTTTATGTACTTGAATAAGTATTTTATCAACATAGACTGAGAACATGACTCAACATTGATGTGAGCATTGTATCTTAGTAACAAATTGGAGTTATAAGAAACTATGTAATTGTTCCCGATATTGACTCCGTTTTTAACGATTAAGTTAGTATCATCGTCGCACCGTTTGTATACGGGTGCTTTTATCGACTCAAATGTGGTTCTAGTATTAAACGGTTTTGGGAATGATCTCATACATTTTCCTCTTCGCATGCATGGAGCTTTTGAGTTTATTTTTCCACACGGACCATGAATCATGAATTGACTAACGATTTTAAAAAGTTCTGGACTAACCTCTTTATCAGGTAATTCAGCTGAGATAATTGAATCAATGTCGGTCGCAGTATAACATTTGTACAATTTTTTAAGCCAAAACAACATATGAGCATGAGGCAATCCTCGTTTTTGAAATTCGATTGTGCAAATATCTGCCTCAACTTCTCCAAATGGTTGTCCCGATAGGCAAGCATGTCATCTAATTTTAACCTAAATAATCGAGAAATTATGTCAGGTCAGTCTTCCGGCTTATAGCCTTGTTTATTATTGAAGTATCTTGTTATTTCTGGCCATTTGACGTTGCAAGTGAAAGTAATGAATAAATTTGGGTTACCATACTGTCTACAAATGGCCATGGCATCTTGATAGTTGTTGATCATGTCTCGGGGGCTCCCAGTGTGAGTGCTTGGAAGAATTATATGTTTTCCTACATCAATGGTTTGTTTAATTCCAGAGGATGCAACAACAAAAATGTTTTGGCGGGTTTCACATCTTACATCGCTTTAATGTGTTCTCACAAAGCCTAAACGATCTTCTTCAACAGTTGCATACGCATCCACCAAGTATTGTTGAAATAATCTTCCACCTTTCAACAGGGTGCTTGAATCATTTGGTCTGTCATGAACTTGGTAGCAAATAAATTTGATCATCATAAGGTTCATATTTTTCTTCCCACGTTCTTTTGCAATTGGTTGCAATTCTAAACCATACTTATATCCATCTTCACCGTACGGAAACAACAACGGATATTGTAATGACATATACTTCGGGTGAAATTTAAATATCCGTTTTAAGCGTCCATCATTTGACTGAAACAATGATATCTCGATTAGAATTAAATTCACCAATGTCACCAACAATTAAACCAGCTATTTCGTCATTGGTTGGTAATTCATACTGTCCACTATCAGTGGGCTGTGGTCCCAATATAGTCATGTTAAAGGAAGGCAATAACCCATCTTCAAATTTATCTCTTACATTACAGTATTCTTTAGCTAATTCATTTATTTCATCAAACATTTTTATCAGCCCTTCCACAATGTCAGGTTTGGTCTCAGCGCACCCGGGTGCGCCGTGCACCTTCCATCTCCGCGTCCATTTAACGCGACTTTACTTTCAAATAGACGACGGTAGAACTGGACTAGATGCGCGCGCGCAACCCGGGTGCGCTGTATAATTTTCATTAGTATGACATCGGTCAATAGCGTTCATACGATTTGAAACCTCATTTCTAGTGTCATAAATATATAGCTGCGCATATTTAGGACGTTCTCCTTCAGAAGGTAATGCAGAACCCATCATATGATGTATCTGACCACATATTTTAAAAACATAAGGTCCTGATCTTTTATTCATATCAGATTCGATTTTCGCACCCATTGAGGTAAAACAAAACATTGAATTGTAAACCCGAATGTTTTCACGAAAGAGTAAGCTTTGTCGACCATTGTTCGGATCTAGTAACTGCTGAAGAAATGGCGGTGTAGAGTCTGACAAAGGAATCTGAATTTCTCCTTTTAGGCAACAGCCACTGTAAATAGGTGCATTGTTATTTGTTCGAACACTGCTGATTAATGCCTCACCTATCCAAAAGTAAGCACCACAGTGATTACACTGGAACGAACTGTCACCAGAATCTTTGTACTCTACTACCAAACCTGTAATCACAATTGTTGATGTTTAAGCGGTACGAACACAATTTGTTTTACAAATTCAAAACACCAAATGCATTACGGCTGACCTTGACAACTTCTTTGATAAAGTGCCTGACCATAGGAGGTTGAACTTGTAACTATAACACAAATCAAACATAACATATGTTATTGATATTGTACACCAGTAAAAGGAAAAGAGCCAGTTGAAACACTTTTAAGGAATAACCATTACAATCAATGTAAAACTGTATACATCAATGACTTATCCCTACCTGGTATGCTTTCATTCCCACCACACATGTCAACACAGTCAGGATTATCTTTATTACTCCTGCAATTTTTTTTAGATTGCCTGAATCCACTTGTATCCTCATTTTCATAATACTGTGAAACTGCTGCTGTCTCATGACCTATAAGTTCTTGTTGCGCATGTTCCGGAGTTCGCAAAATGGCTTTCCCCTTTGAAGTCCTGAATTTAGGCGGTATAACTGAAATTTATGTCACATTTGATCAATCACTCAGAATTTTAGCAACAACAGATGGAAAGTAAGAAATCATATTTAGTAAATAACAAAATCACAAAATGAGGGAGTCCTAACATACAATATATGACACACAGTCATTTGTTTTCATTTAGCCTGAGTGATTTGTTTTCATGTATCACCAAACAAATCCAGAATGCCTCATTCGTTTTCCACATTTAATGAAAAATGAAACTGCAAACTTTCATAAAAAAATATGATTCAATATCTAACATACGAAATTGCAGAATTTGTTATCACTAAAATACTGAAAGAGATGACAACCTAATTATTATATTTTGACATAACCAAAATGACAGATGGGAAATAACAAATCATATTTAGTAAATAACATAATTACCCAAAATGAGGGAGTCCTAGCATACAGTATATGACACACAGTCATTTGTTTTGATTTAGTCTGAGTGATTTGTTTCCACGTATCAGCAAACAAATGTAGAAAGCCTCATTCGTTTTCCACAATTAATGAAAGATGAAATTGCAAGCTTTCATAAAAAAAATACATTTCGATATCTAATTTATGTAATTGCAGGATCTGTCATCACTAAAATTCTGAAAGAGATGACAACATATCTATTATATTTTGATATGAACAAACGCCAAACAACATGAAAATTTAAAAAGCTACTGAGGTAAACTAATAACCTTTTTGGAAAACTGTATGTTGTCATTCATACCTGCTAAATCATTCATACCGCATATGTCAATATAATCAGGATTGCCCTGATTACCCCTTCTTCTTTTTTTATATTGCCTGGATCCACCTGTGTCCTCATTTTCATAACAGTGCAAAGCTGCTGCTGTCTCATGACCTGTAAGTTCTTGTTGCACATGTGTCAGGAAAAAATCTTTCCTCTTGGAAGCTCTTGATTTAGGCGGCATATCTGAAAAGCAATGACTCAGAACTTTAGCAACAACAAATGAAAAATAAGACATCATATTGGTACATAACAGATGCAATAAGGAAATTCAGTAAAATATGGTATCTTCATCATTATGAGAATCCATTGAATTAATGAAGGTTCAGTAACACAGTCTAAAGATCAATGATACAGTAACCAAACTTCTGCAGGGAGTAATAACGTTCAAGCTCAATATAACCTAAAATTGCACTTGATTCATCTCTCTCTCNNNNNNNNNNNNNNNNNNNNTACTACTACTACTTCTCTCTCTCTCTCTCTCTCTCTCTCTCTCTCTCTCTCTCTCTCTCTCTCTCTCTCTCTTCCGCAGGAGCTATAAACTGTATTAAACATCTGATACCCAAATGATTAAAGCCTTTGTTTCTTTCTACATTTCTGTTAACAACCCAGCTGCTCTAGTCACTCTAACCTTAATACTTCAAAATGATTAAAGCATGAAACCGAAGAAAAAAGTCCCCAAATCATAGAAAAATAAAGTAAACTCTATAAAGTTAGAATGGTTTGTAGAGTTATGAAGGAAGAAGACAGTTGGGGTTTAAGAAGCATTACCTGGTAGATGCAATGAGGAAGAGGGTTGACGTGGGTGAAGTGGAGAGGGGAGGCGGGGCGCCAGGAACGTTTGAGGATGCGGGAGTAGGTGCGGATGGGGGAGGTGATTAGGAAGAAGCCGTCGGTGCCGAGGAAGGAGGAGTGGGAGTAGTGATGGTGGGAAGGGAAGTTGAGGGAGGGGAGGGGAGGGGAGGAGGAGCCAGAGGTTGGAGAGAGGGTCAAAGGCGAAGGACTGGTCCTGAAGAACCCAGCCAAAACCAAACCTGCAACTGTAAAACCCAGCCAAATAAAAAACACGGATTTCTTCTGTAAAGATTGGGATGAGCCGATATCAGTCGAGCGTGTGAAAATAGCTGCTGATGTCGAATTCCAAAAACCCAGACCCCCAGACCTCCGTTTTAAAAAATAAAAAATAAAAAAAAATAAAAAAAACCGAAAACGATAACAGGAATGGAAGACTCACCGAGAAGGAGAACGAAACGAATCAAGATTAACAGGCAGCGCAAGAAAGTTGTTGATTGAGAGGCGGCGATCGAGAGGCGGTGCAAGCAAACCGGCGATCGAAGTTGATTGCAATCTGAAAGAGCGAATGACAGGCAGAAAGAGAGGCCAGTCGTGATAAGGCGAGGGTAGATGGCAATCTCGTGATTAAACGGGACACAGGGACGAAAATGTAAGTACCTAGATAAGCACCCAGAGTCCAGCTGTCCTGGCATATGAACAGTGCAAGCTGCTTGTACGCCCTTTACTGTATAGGGAAATAGTAGGGTTTTGTTTCAAATAAGATCCCATTGTTTGAGCCCAAATTAGTACAGATGGCTTTCTTTGATAAGTTTGCCCACGGGCAGATAGCTATGGCCTAAGTATCTTTTATTTTCCTAGGCAAAAGCTACAAAATGCCATTGTATGCGTACGCCAACACTTCCGTTTAAACAAAGGGGCAAACGATGTAATTTCTGTTGACCTGATAAAAACAGTTTTCACCAAGCCCACTGAAGAAACAATGTGTCTTCCAATCCTTGTTAATGTCATCAAGGTGTATCAAAATCGAAAACATCCTGCCATTTTTCAGTTGAGATATGGTCCAGCAGATCCAAGCTTCTTGATTGTCAACAGATTTCCATCTGATTCAGTCATCCAACTAGCTATATATAAGTTTTAAATCCCAGATGCATCCTTTCCTGTCAAGCTGCGGTCCTTGGTATCTGACAACAAAGTTGCAAGCTTCTTGTCATCTAACGAGAGCATTGAAGCTTGAGGGAGGTAACGACAAATGTGATCACCAACATTCTAGGCTAGGCTTCCAAACTCTTGATCATCAAATTAACCTCTTCTTACTCTAGTTCCAAGCTCCTGATCATCATTTTCCGTGCAAATTGCAAAATGCTTCTCAATGAGGATGAGGGAGATAGATCTCGATGCCGAGCTGGGAGTGGAAGCTAGAGAGGAACGAAAGTAGTTATCCCGACGAAGCGTTTTGACTTTTGAGAGAGACGGTGGTTATCGGCGGAGGTCTCGTGCTTAAGAGCGGGAGCACCAATTCATGGAAAAGAATGTACAAATATGACCGAAGTGCAAACTGAGAACTGCAAGAGGCATATCATAATAAGAAACAAGGTTTAGTTGGTGATAAAACTACACAAATTGAAGTGGTAATGCCAGCACATTCATGCTCTTTAACTCACTTGAAGTGGTATTGCCACGATTGCGCCCATAGCTCCAGATGTTGAATACTTCCTTTTTCTTTTAATTAGCCACTGACCCAACATTAGCTATTCCTCCAGTATGATCCAACAATGGATTACTCATCTCTCTTTGCACTCCACATCCATCGTCGTGTTCATCTAAATGTAAACAAAAGTGTCGGCACCTTAATTACATGTTGGTCTCGCACTCTCCTAATTCTGATAAGCCCGAGAGCAAAGCAACCCACACCATCACAAACCTGTATTGCATAGCCAATCCTTTTGCCTCAATTATTGCAAAACCAATTTCGCAAACAAGTAGCTCATAGCTTCGCCGGAAGTTGGTTCCCGCTGCGTCTCTATCGGAATCAATATCGACCGAGTTCCTCAGTCGTGTGCCGACCCCATCACTATATTCCTCGAAGAACCGCCCTCTGACCTCAACTCCTCCGTCACGGTCTTGGCGGCAAGAACCTCCGGCCCTCAGATTTTAACTATAACGAGTGATTTTTACTGCTAACAGAAGTTAATTGCTGGATTTACGTATATGCCCTTCATTTTTGAACCCTATGGACAATATGTAGCCACCTGTTTTGGACCCACTCTGGCGTACGGAATGTTGGCGTAGTCCAGCGCTTTCCTTGGATAATTTGATGGCATATATATTCCGTATTGTAAAAGTATTCGTTTACTTAGATCGAATAAGAGAATCTCGGTCTTGATATGGATAGATAAGGAAAACCGGTATGTTGCAGTTGAAAAGCATATGGAGTTGTCGAAAATGTTTGTATGTCAAGCCCTAGTAGTTGGTGCATATTTGTATACATATAATTACGCCTCATTTTGT encodes the following:
- the LOC101297450 gene encoding uncharacterized protein LOC101297450, with translation MPPKSRASKRKDFFLTHVQQELTGHETAAALHCYENEDTGGSRQYKKRRRGNQGNPDYIDICGMNDLAVIPPKFRTSKGKAILRTPEHAQQELIGHETAAVSQYYENEDTSGFRQSKKNCRSNKDNPDCVDMCGGNESIPVTSSTSYGQALYQRSCQGLVVEYKDSGDSSFQCNHCGAYFWIGEALISSVRTNNNAPIYSGCCLKGEIQIPLSDSTPPFLQQLLDPNNGRQSLLFRENIRVYNSMFCFTSMGAKIESDMNKRSGPYVFKICGQIHHMMGSALPSEGERPKYAQLYIYDTRNEVSNRMNAIDRCHTNENYTAHPGCARASSPVLPSSI